Proteins from a genomic interval of Chloroflexota bacterium:
- a CDS encoding class I SAM-dependent methyltransferase: MNAMEFDEVALQKVREDRLLIDELDRWLYDEIRPFFGQRVLDVGCGLGNFARHLTAKDLYIGTDVSPASVAAVNKTYGAYPNMHAQVANATDPRFRKFKRFEIDTVFSLNVFEHIDDHETALENVAYVLKPGGVLILVVPAHKWLYGSIDRSIGHYRRYDMTLLAEMFREVGINCVKLKYINALGAVGWFANGRVRRQDTPPSGQLKLFNKLVPLIRRFESLVPVPFGISLLAVARKGSSLAPELNGKS, from the coding sequence ATGAACGCAATGGAATTTGACGAGGTTGCCCTGCAAAAGGTGCGTGAAGATCGACTTCTGATCGACGAGCTCGACCGCTGGCTCTACGACGAGATCAGGCCTTTTTTCGGCCAACGGGTTCTCGATGTCGGTTGCGGCCTGGGTAATTTCGCACGGCATTTAACTGCTAAGGACTTATATATTGGCACCGATGTTTCGCCGGCCAGTGTCGCTGCCGTGAACAAGACCTACGGTGCCTATCCGAATATGCACGCCCAGGTCGCAAACGCTACCGATCCCCGCTTTCGAAAATTCAAACGATTCGAGATCGACACGGTATTTTCTTTGAACGTGTTTGAACACATAGACGATCATGAGACCGCTCTTGAGAATGTGGCCTATGTTCTGAAACCAGGTGGTGTATTGATCCTGGTCGTTCCCGCCCACAAGTGGCTTTATGGAAGTATCGATCGCTCCATTGGGCACTACAGGCGCTATGACATGACGTTGCTAGCCGAAATGTTTCGAGAGGTTGGCATCAATTGTGTCAAACTGAAGTACATCAACGCCCTGGGCGCGGTGGGATGGTTTGCAAATGGGCGTGTTCGCAGGCAGGATACACCGCCTTCGGGCCAGTTAAAGCTGTTCAACAAGTTGGTTCCGTTGATCAGGCGATTCGAGAGTCTGGTGCCGGTTCCCTTCGGTATCTCCTTGCTGGCTGTCGCCAGAAAGGGATCATCATTGGCGCCGGAATTGAACGGCAAATCATGA